In a genomic window of Sulfuriferula nivalis:
- a CDS encoding cation:proton antiporter: MTIFETIAVLITLAAIASYLNHRFVRLPSTIGLMVIALLMSLGFVVLGKLGLVELRHSVSFIRSIDFSETLLHGMLAFLLFAGALHVDLTELATQKLPVAVLSTVGVVIATFVTGWLFWFGMHSLGFEMPFMYALLFGALISPTDPIAVLGILKSAGAPKSLEIKITGESLFNDGIGVVVFLTILAILVSGHEPPASEVAMFLLEEAVGGVGLGLILGWVVFRLLRSVDNYQVEVLLTLALAAGGYTLAEAIAVSAPIAIVVAGLVIGNQGRAFAMSQKTREHLDTFWELIDEILNAVLFVLMGLEVLALTLNWKMMEAGLIAIVVVLIARFVSVALPMQIMRLYRPFTRGAVRILTWGGLRGGISIALALSLPPSPYRDLILSVTYVVVVFSVLVQGLTLGHLIRGVKRKDGA; the protein is encoded by the coding sequence GTGACCATATTTGAAACTATTGCTGTACTCATCACGCTGGCGGCTATTGCCAGTTATCTGAATCATCGCTTCGTACGATTGCCGTCAACGATCGGCTTAATGGTGATTGCTCTCCTCATGTCCCTCGGCTTCGTAGTGCTTGGCAAGCTAGGATTGGTGGAATTAAGGCACTCAGTCAGCTTTATCCGCTCTATTGATTTTAGTGAAACGCTGCTGCATGGCATGCTCGCTTTTTTATTGTTCGCGGGTGCCTTGCATGTTGATTTGACCGAGCTTGCGACACAGAAATTGCCCGTAGCGGTGCTGTCAACAGTTGGTGTGGTGATCGCAACATTCGTTACAGGATGGCTGTTCTGGTTTGGCATGCATAGCCTGGGATTCGAAATGCCATTTATGTACGCGTTGCTGTTTGGTGCGCTGATTTCACCGACTGATCCCATTGCGGTGCTCGGTATTCTCAAGAGCGCTGGCGCACCTAAGAGTCTGGAAATCAAGATTACTGGTGAGTCTCTATTTAATGATGGTATTGGTGTTGTCGTATTCTTGACCATATTGGCTATTCTGGTCAGTGGCCATGAGCCGCCTGCGTCTGAAGTTGCCATGTTCCTGCTGGAGGAGGCGGTAGGTGGTGTTGGTCTCGGGCTGATTTTGGGATGGGTGGTATTTCGATTGTTGCGATCTGTAGACAACTACCAGGTGGAGGTTTTGCTGACCCTTGCCCTCGCTGCTGGGGGCTATACGCTAGCCGAGGCTATTGCTGTATCCGCACCGATAGCAATCGTGGTCGCAGGGTTGGTCATCGGTAATCAGGGCAGGGCCTTCGCCATGTCGCAAAAAACGCGTGAGCACCTCGATACATTTTGGGAATTGATCGACGAAATTCTTAATGCGGTACTGTTTGTTCTGATGGGGCTGGAGGTATTGGCGCTTACCCTGAACTGGAAGATGATGGAAGCAGGCTTGATTGCGATTGTAGTTGTATTAATTGCTCGCTTTGTTAGCGTGGCGCTACCTATGCAAATAATGCGCTTGTATCGCCCCTTCACCCGTGGTGCTGTCAGGATACTCACTTGGGGTGGGCTGCGTGGCGGTATTTCGATTGCTTTAGCCCTTTCACTTCCTCCATCGCCATATCGTGACTTGATTCTGTCTGTTACTTATGTGGTAGTGGTTTTCTCAGTACTGGTGCAGGGATTGACGCTGGGACATTTGATTCGCGGTGTGAAACGCAAAGACGGTGCCTGA
- a CDS encoding esterase/lipase family protein, translating to MHTRLAMKRIASLIALTTLLSGCATHQPLDPALFTIEQGRLPPADITLNIPGLGPCTDNPDRSLHLDSSQSVNVLVHGCFGSSGEFRGLAQVLAFHGQQAACFTYDDRNKLTRSATELRDAINQLADQTHIPKITVIGHSQGALIARKSLTELPLTSPPVRRPDLRLVTISGPFSGIASANTCGKTWLYPLTLGLLPASCYLVTGAKWEDITYSSRFILEPGVLVPQVSSYLKIDTDERGSCRREKDGRCVESDDIFSLAEQRSPLHKTDVRTRRVEVHAGHVEIVGDKHVAPTKLIAVLQEQGVLNPTRPERLSAFSTLLAQIYQANGF from the coding sequence GTGCACACAAGGTTAGCCATGAAACGTATCGCCTCGCTCATAGCACTCACAACCCTGCTCAGTGGTTGTGCAACTCATCAACCACTGGACCCGGCCTTGTTCACTATCGAACAGGGTCGCCTGCCACCGGCAGATATCACGCTTAATATTCCCGGCCTCGGCCCTTGCACCGACAACCCGGATCGGAGCCTGCATCTTGATTCCAGTCAGTCAGTCAATGTGCTGGTACATGGTTGTTTCGGTTCGTCAGGCGAGTTTCGTGGTCTGGCTCAGGTGCTGGCCTTTCATGGCCAGCAGGCGGCATGTTTCACCTACGATGATCGCAACAAACTTACGCGCAGCGCTACCGAATTGCGCGATGCAATCAATCAGCTCGCTGATCAGACGCATATTCCAAAAATCACAGTGATCGGCCACAGCCAGGGCGCATTGATTGCACGCAAATCGCTCACCGAGCTGCCGCTCACATCACCACCTGTTCGCCGACCTGATCTGCGTTTAGTAACCATCTCTGGTCCATTCTCCGGGATCGCATCGGCAAACACGTGCGGCAAAACCTGGCTATATCCGCTCACGCTCGGTCTGCTCCCAGCCAGCTGCTATCTGGTAACGGGAGCAAAGTGGGAAGATATAACCTACTCGTCGCGATTCATCCTTGAGCCGGGAGTGCTTGTCCCTCAAGTCAGCAGTTATCTTAAAATTGATACTGACGAGCGTGGCAGTTGTCGACGGGAAAAAGATGGGCGCTGCGTAGAGAGCGACGACATTTTCTCGTTGGCAGAGCAGCGGAGTCCTTTACACAAAACAGATGTGCGCACCCGGCGAGTAGAGGTGCATGCCGGTCATGTCGAGATCGTTGGCGACAAACACGTTGCACCAACGAAACTTATTGCTGTGCTACAAGAGCAAGGTGTGCTTAATCCGACTAGACCGGAAAGGCTATCGGCCTTCTCCACATTACTCGCGCAGATTTACCAGGCGAATGGCTTCTGA
- a CDS encoding DUF389 domain-containing protein, translating to MSREHLFLRELRSSFDLRGDMDDPADIEASIRQGIKTRGTNMWILMFAILVASIGLNVNSTAVIIGAMLISPLMGPIMGIGYGTGVHNFQLIRQSLRSLGIFIFLSLLTSTLYFLLTPLTEAQSELLARTAPNLWDVLIATFGGMAGIIGVTRREKSTVIPGVAIATALMPPLCTAGYGLATGQLIFFLGAFYLFTINAVYIALSALLFVKLMRLPQHSFLSIESQKRAKLIIATAIIITIVPSVYLAFQLVRHEVFKTEVNHYLESVTRTEKNLFILEKKIDPVSQEINLTIAGKALDKNTMERLNAQLKEYQLNSAKLIVHTFEQNNDVNLSMVKTEIQQDLYRNSVHLLEAKNAKIQQLEATIQSEINKQQKQTEQMGEYDQVRAELQAQYPELKTVMITHGRSQAATAQDNTTQPIMPADDTLIVYLEARRPVSKTTQTRIRNWLKTRFKLENVYVVSKTT from the coding sequence ATGAGTCGTGAACACCTATTTTTACGCGAATTGCGTTCTTCTTTCGATTTGCGCGGCGATATGGATGATCCAGCTGATATCGAAGCCAGCATTCGTCAAGGTATAAAAACTCGCGGAACCAATATGTGGATTCTGATGTTTGCCATTTTAGTGGCATCCATCGGGCTGAATGTAAACTCGACCGCCGTGATTATTGGCGCCATGCTTATCTCCCCACTGATGGGACCCATCATGGGCATAGGATATGGAACCGGCGTACATAATTTTCAGCTAATCCGGCAATCGCTGCGCAGCCTGGGAATTTTCATTTTTCTTAGCCTGCTGACATCCACATTGTATTTTCTTCTTACTCCGCTAACGGAAGCGCAATCTGAACTGCTTGCCCGTACTGCGCCCAATCTATGGGATGTCTTGATAGCCACGTTTGGCGGCATGGCAGGGATCATCGGTGTTACACGCCGAGAAAAAAGCACGGTCATACCTGGTGTCGCCATTGCCACTGCATTAATGCCACCCTTATGCACGGCGGGATACGGTCTTGCTACTGGCCAGCTCATATTCTTTTTAGGTGCATTTTATTTATTCACTATTAACGCTGTTTACATCGCTTTATCGGCATTGCTGTTCGTCAAACTCATGCGCTTGCCGCAACATAGCTTTCTTTCTATTGAAAGCCAGAAACGGGCAAAGTTAATTATCGCCACCGCCATAATTATCACCATCGTCCCCAGCGTTTATCTGGCTTTCCAACTGGTAAGACACGAAGTATTCAAAACCGAGGTCAACCATTATCTTGAGTCAGTGACACGTACCGAAAAGAATTTGTTTATCCTGGAAAAGAAAATTGACCCCGTCAGTCAGGAGATAAACCTAACGATCGCAGGCAAAGCTTTAGACAAAAATACGATGGAACGTCTTAATGCCCAGCTTAAGGAATATCAACTCAATTCTGCGAAATTAATAGTACATACCTTTGAACAGAATAACGACGTCAATTTAAGTATGGTAAAAACCGAAATACAACAGGATCTGTACCGCAATAGCGTACATTTACTGGAAGCTAAAAACGCCAAAATTCAACAACTTGAGGCAACGATACAAAGTGAAATTAACAAACAGCAGAAACAGACTGAACAAATGGGAGAATACGATCAGGTCAGGGCTGAATTACAAGCACAGTACCCAGAATTAAAAACGGTAATGATTACCCATGGCAGAAGCCAGGCTGCAACAGCTCAGGATAATACCACCCAGCCTATCATGCCCGCTGATGACACACTGATCGTCTATCTGGAGGCTCGCAGACCAGTTTCAAAAACAACACAAACGCGCATACGTAATTGGCTGAAAACCCGTTTCAAATTGGAAAACGTGTATGTTGT
- the folD gene encoding bifunctional methylenetetrahydrofolate dehydrogenase/methenyltetrahydrofolate cyclohydrolase FolD, whose translation MSAQLLDGKKLSEDIVAKIRARVDARAAAGLVVPALAVILVGADPASSIYVRNKRNACEKAGVRSLSYDLPATTTQAELLALIDKLNADATVHGILVQMPLPAQIDPELVIERIHPNKDVDGFHPYNIGRLAVRMPTLRSCTPYGVMRLLALAHDDLKGLNAVVVGSSNHVGRPMGLELLLAGCTVTTCHRFTKDLAGMVAQADVLVVAVGKPELVKGAWVKSGATVIDVGINRLDDGRLCGDVEFAPAAERASWITPVPGGVGPMTVAMLLENTLQAAEMADTK comes from the coding sequence ATGTCTGCTCAATTGCTCGATGGCAAAAAATTATCTGAAGATATTGTCGCTAAAATTCGTGCGCGGGTGGATGCGCGGGCGGCAGCAGGATTGGTTGTTCCTGCGCTGGCGGTGATACTGGTAGGTGCTGATCCTGCTTCGAGTATTTATGTGCGGAATAAGCGGAATGCCTGTGAGAAGGCGGGTGTGCGTTCGTTGTCTTATGATTTGCCAGCAACAACTACGCAGGCTGAATTGCTGGCATTGATTGATAAACTGAATGCAGATGCAACCGTGCATGGAATATTGGTGCAAATGCCTTTGCCAGCGCAGATAGACCCTGAGTTGGTGATAGAGCGTATCCATCCCAATAAGGATGTGGATGGCTTTCATCCCTACAACATAGGCCGTCTGGCGGTGCGTATGCCGACTTTGCGCTCGTGTACGCCTTATGGGGTGATGCGTTTGCTGGCGTTGGCGCATGATGATTTGAAAGGTTTGAACGCGGTGGTAGTTGGTTCATCGAATCATGTGGGAAGACCCATGGGGCTGGAATTGTTGCTAGCGGGTTGTACGGTGACCACTTGTCATCGTTTTACCAAGGATTTGGCGGGTATGGTTGCTCAGGCTGATGTCTTGGTGGTAGCGGTTGGTAAGCCAGAACTGGTTAAGGGTGCCTGGGTTAAATCAGGCGCAACCGTTATTGACGTGGGTATCAATCGTCTGGATGACGGACGTTTGTGTGGTGATGTGGAGTTCGCTCCTGCCGCAGAACGAGCCTCATGGATTACGCCTGTGCCAGGCGGGGTAGGGCCGATGACGGTGGCGATGTTATTGGAAAATACGCTGCAAGCTGCGGAAATGGCGGATACAAAGTAA